The proteins below are encoded in one region of Microbacterium pygmaeum:
- a CDS encoding glycosyl transferase, with product MRFVWAVAAFVLAALMIGAGIAQRTVFQGPTTETADLSVSEDAPYLLIDGAVLNSVAGAQTLRAQAEGEIFAAYGRTADMRAWLSDTTYNEISLGSDGQIDSASVEPTAEPETEGTDATADDATADSPAAEADPATTDAEAARSPIGSDLWLDEFQQTDLLIAPLQLPEEMSVLVATDGVAAAPSDVTVSWPIANSTPWAGPLIVGGSILMAIGLLLYVLGIRHVRRSKGPRRKGLPLPVTEPIDLSVESADKGVISSGAPTRRSVTGGRRAFAVVPAVAVSALLFTGCSADAWPQLAPTATPSPSASVIVPEGQQAPAVTEAQAERIIDRIASTAADADAALDPALAGSRLDGAVLAERTTNYTLRGTIADYKAPLEIPTQPIEIVLPQAYDGWPRSVMAVVNDTADKTASIMLLTQQDAWSPYKLSYLSSLEASTEMPDLAPAYVGATQVPPDSSFLVMAPDQVATAYADILNNGENSAYFGQFDTEGDQFRVGIAADRQKRLDQFNTTAASTGSLSFDSVAGAYDPLALATLESGAIVAVSVDEVDTVKPTNADAVIKLETNQTVKTLAGVEQSATGFTTTFSDQLFFYVPGQGSTEKIRLLGYSSNILDAKVIP from the coding sequence TGCTGATCGACGGCGCGGTCCTCAACAGCGTCGCCGGAGCCCAGACGCTGCGCGCGCAGGCAGAGGGCGAGATCTTCGCCGCCTACGGACGCACCGCCGACATGAGGGCATGGCTCTCAGACACGACCTATAACGAGATCTCCCTCGGCTCCGACGGTCAGATCGACTCGGCATCCGTTGAGCCCACCGCGGAACCGGAGACCGAAGGCACCGATGCGACGGCAGACGATGCGACGGCCGACTCGCCGGCTGCCGAGGCCGACCCCGCGACGACCGACGCCGAGGCGGCACGCAGCCCGATCGGCTCGGACCTGTGGCTCGACGAGTTCCAGCAGACGGACCTGCTGATCGCCCCGCTCCAGTTGCCCGAGGAGATGAGCGTCCTGGTCGCCACCGACGGCGTCGCTGCCGCGCCGAGCGATGTGACGGTCTCCTGGCCGATCGCCAACTCGACCCCGTGGGCCGGACCGCTGATCGTCGGCGGCAGCATCCTCATGGCCATCGGCCTCCTGCTCTACGTCCTCGGCATCCGCCACGTGCGCCGCTCGAAGGGGCCGCGCCGAAAGGGGCTGCCGCTGCCGGTGACCGAGCCGATCGATCTGTCCGTCGAGAGCGCGGACAAGGGCGTGATCAGCTCAGGCGCCCCGACCAGGCGGTCCGTGACCGGCGGCCGACGGGCATTCGCGGTGGTGCCCGCCGTGGCCGTCTCCGCACTCCTGTTCACCGGATGCTCCGCCGACGCATGGCCGCAGCTGGCACCCACCGCGACGCCGAGCCCCTCGGCGAGCGTGATCGTGCCGGAGGGGCAGCAGGCGCCCGCAGTCACCGAGGCCCAGGCCGAGCGCATCATCGATCGGATCGCGAGCACGGCCGCCGATGCCGATGCCGCGCTGGATCCCGCTCTGGCAGGTTCCCGGCTGGACGGCGCAGTCCTGGCCGAGCGCACCACGAACTACACGCTGCGCGGCACGATCGCCGACTACAAGGCTCCGTTGGAGATCCCGACGCAGCCGATCGAGATCGTGCTGCCCCAGGCGTACGACGGCTGGCCGCGGTCGGTCATGGCGGTCGTCAATGACACGGCCGACAAGACCGCCAGCATCATGCTGCTCACGCAGCAGGACGCGTGGTCGCCCTACAAGCTCTCGTACCTGTCGAGCCTGGAGGCATCCACCGAGATGCCCGACCTTGCGCCCGCCTACGTCGGGGCGACCCAGGTGCCGCCCGATTCGTCGTTCCTCGTCATGGCGCCGGACCAGGTCGCGACCGCATACGCCGACATCCTCAACAACGGCGAGAACAGCGCGTACTTCGGTCAGTTCGACACCGAGGGCGACCAGTTCCGCGTGGGCATCGCCGCCGACCGGCAGAAACGCCTGGACCAGTTCAACACCACCGCGGCCTCCACCGGCAGCCTGTCGTTCGACTCGGTCGCGGGGGCGTACGATCCTCTGGCACTTGCCACGCTGGAAAGCGGCGCGATCGTGGCCGTCAGCGTCGACGAGGTCGACACCGTCAAGCCGACCAACGCCGATGCCGTGATCAAGCTCGAGACCAATCAGACCGTCAAGACGCTGGCGGGTGTCGAGCAATCCGCGACCGGCTTCACGACGACGTTCAGCGACCAGCTCTTCTTCTATGTGCCGGGTCAGGGCTCGACGGAGAAGATCCGTCTCCTCGGCTACAGTTCCAACATCCTCGACGCGAAGGTGATCCCGTGA
- a CDS encoding tetratricopeptide repeat protein encodes MTDALPGAALRGAVDLSALRNRPQPGEGHPAGAAGPGGPAGAHTPVSSLVIDVTDETFPQVLELSRTVPVVIDLWAEWCGPCKQLSPILERVVLELGGRVLLAKVDVDANPQLSQAFRAQSIPMVLALLGGQPVPLFTGAVPEQQVREVFAQLLQLAAQNGVTGTLALEAGDEGEDASVPAEPEIPPLHAEAFDAIEAGDYARAISAYERAIAENPRDADAHAGLGQVRLLQRVQGLDPQEARAAAAADPTGVEAQFAVADLDLAGGHVEDAFGRLLDLFSVLPGDERGAVRTRLLELFALIGDSDPRVLRARGRLTSLLF; translated from the coding sequence GTGACCGATGCCCTCCCCGGTGCCGCCCTCCGCGGCGCTGTCGACCTTTCCGCGCTGCGAAATCGTCCGCAGCCCGGCGAAGGGCACCCCGCCGGTGCGGCGGGCCCCGGTGGCCCCGCAGGTGCCCACACCCCGGTGAGCTCGCTGGTCATCGACGTCACCGATGAGACCTTCCCGCAGGTGCTCGAACTCTCGCGCACGGTCCCGGTCGTCATCGACCTGTGGGCCGAGTGGTGCGGCCCGTGCAAGCAGCTGAGCCCCATCCTGGAACGGGTCGTCCTGGAACTCGGGGGCCGCGTCCTGCTGGCCAAGGTCGATGTCGACGCCAACCCACAGCTCTCGCAGGCCTTCCGCGCGCAGTCGATCCCCATGGTCCTCGCCCTGTTGGGCGGTCAGCCCGTGCCGCTGTTCACCGGTGCCGTTCCCGAGCAGCAGGTGCGAGAGGTGTTCGCGCAGCTGCTGCAGCTGGCGGCGCAGAACGGCGTCACCGGGACGCTGGCGCTGGAGGCGGGCGACGAGGGTGAGGATGCCTCGGTGCCCGCCGAGCCCGAGATCCCCCCGCTGCACGCCGAAGCATTCGATGCGATCGAAGCCGGCGACTACGCGCGGGCCATCTCGGCGTACGAGCGGGCGATCGCGGAGAACCCGCGGGACGCCGACGCGCACGCCGGCCTCGGCCAGGTGCGCCTGCTCCAGCGCGTTCAGGGGCTCGATCCGCAGGAGGCTCGCGCAGCGGCCGCCGCCGACCCCACCGGTGTCGAGGCGCAGTTCGCCGTCGCCGACCTGGACCTGGCGGGAGGACACGTCGAAGACGCGTTCGGCCGCCTCCTGGATCTGTTCTCGGTCCTGCCCGGCGACGAGCGCGGCGCGGTGCGGACCAGGCTCCTCGAACTGTTCGCGCTGATCGGCGACTCCGACCCGCGCGTCCTGCGCGCGCGCGGCCGTCTGACGTCGCTGCTGTTCTAG
- the glgB gene encoding 1,4-alpha-glucan branching protein GlgB: MTDQTGTRIAPVPDEVLDAVAAGSHHDPHSVLGMHPGSDPSGAVEWTVRARRPLAKSVTAVFADGTRVPLEHVRAGIWEGTRSGEAAGYELVASYPDAADYVAEDPYRFTPTIGELDLHLIGEGRHEELWNVLGAHVRTHQGVLGTSFTVWAPNARLVRLVGDFNGWDGTGHAMRSMGGTGVWELFVPGLGAGAIYKFEILSRHGQWVVKADPMARYAEIPPATASVVTESSYAWSDDAWMKARAKSTPVSQPMSIYEVHLGSWRTGLSYREAADELIDYVGAQAFTHIEFLPLAEHPFGGSWGYQVTGYYAPTSRFGNPDDLRYLIDRLHQAGIGVIMDWVPGHFPKDAFALARFDGDPLYEHPDPRRGEHRDWGTYIFDYGRNEVRNFLVANALYWYQEFHVDGLRVDAVASMLYLDYSREAGDWLPNIHGGRENLEAIRFLQEVTATAYKRYPGIAMIAEESTSFPGVTAPTSQAGLGFGFKWNMGWMNDTLQYIARDPMYRSHHEGELSFSFVYAFSENFILPISHDEVVHGKGSLFTRMPGDHWQKLANMRAFLAYMWGHPGKQLLFMGQEFGQLSEWAEGRGLDWWILDQPSHAQLQEFVGNLNRTYRDHSALWARDSDGAAFSRLGAPSWNPNVIAFSRRDWHGNTVVVICNFSGEPVHNFAIDLPEPGVWHEILNSDAEAYGGSGVGNMGVVHADDSGRTTMVLPPLGVLWLRHDPQAHIPSPTRG; encoded by the coding sequence ATGACAGACCAGACCGGCACACGAATCGCCCCGGTTCCGGACGAAGTGCTGGATGCCGTCGCGGCAGGCTCGCACCATGACCCGCACTCCGTGCTCGGCATGCATCCCGGATCCGACCCGTCGGGAGCGGTGGAGTGGACCGTGCGCGCCCGTCGGCCGCTTGCCAAGAGCGTCACGGCGGTCTTCGCCGACGGCACCCGCGTCCCGCTCGAGCATGTGCGCGCGGGCATCTGGGAGGGGACGCGTTCCGGCGAGGCGGCCGGATACGAACTGGTGGCGAGCTATCCGGACGCCGCGGACTACGTCGCCGAGGACCCCTATCGCTTCACCCCGACCATCGGCGAGCTGGACCTGCATCTGATCGGCGAGGGCCGGCACGAGGAATTGTGGAACGTCCTCGGCGCCCATGTGCGCACGCACCAGGGGGTGCTGGGGACCTCGTTCACCGTCTGGGCGCCCAACGCCCGTCTGGTTCGGCTGGTCGGCGACTTCAACGGCTGGGACGGCACCGGTCACGCGATGCGCTCGATGGGCGGCACCGGCGTCTGGGAGCTGTTCGTGCCGGGCCTTGGCGCGGGAGCGATCTACAAGTTCGAGATCCTCTCCCGCCACGGGCAGTGGGTCGTCAAAGCCGACCCCATGGCGCGGTACGCGGAGATTCCGCCGGCGACCGCATCCGTGGTGACGGAATCGTCGTACGCGTGGTCGGACGACGCCTGGATGAAGGCGCGCGCCAAGTCGACGCCGGTCTCGCAGCCCATGTCGATCTACGAGGTGCACCTCGGCTCGTGGCGCACGGGACTGTCGTACCGGGAGGCGGCAGACGAGCTCATCGACTACGTGGGTGCGCAGGCCTTCACCCACATCGAGTTCCTCCCCCTCGCGGAGCATCCGTTCGGCGGATCATGGGGGTATCAGGTCACCGGCTACTATGCCCCGACCAGCCGGTTCGGCAATCCAGATGATCTGCGCTACCTGATCGACCGCCTCCACCAGGCCGGCATCGGCGTCATCATGGACTGGGTTCCCGGCCACTTCCCGAAGGATGCCTTCGCCCTGGCCCGTTTCGACGGCGATCCGCTCTACGAGCACCCGGATCCCCGGCGCGGTGAGCACCGCGACTGGGGCACGTACATCTTCGATTACGGCCGCAACGAGGTGCGCAACTTCCTGGTCGCCAACGCGCTCTACTGGTACCAGGAGTTCCACGTCGACGGGCTCCGCGTGGATGCGGTCGCCTCGATGCTCTACCTGGACTATTCCCGGGAAGCCGGCGACTGGCTGCCGAACATCCACGGCGGGCGGGAGAACCTGGAGGCGATCCGGTTCCTCCAGGAGGTCACCGCGACCGCCTACAAGCGCTACCCCGGCATCGCGATGATCGCCGAGGAATCGACGAGCTTCCCCGGTGTGACCGCGCCCACGAGCCAGGCGGGTCTGGGCTTCGGGTTCAAGTGGAACATGGGATGGATGAACGACACGCTGCAGTACATCGCGCGTGACCCGATGTACCGCTCGCACCACGAAGGAGAGCTCTCGTTCTCGTTCGTCTACGCGTTCAGCGAGAACTTCATCCTTCCGATCAGCCACGACGAGGTCGTGCACGGCAAAGGCAGCCTGTTCACCAGGATGCCCGGTGATCACTGGCAGAAGCTGGCCAACATGCGTGCCTTCCTCGCCTACATGTGGGGCCATCCCGGCAAGCAGCTGCTGTTCATGGGTCAGGAGTTCGGCCAGCTCTCGGAATGGGCCGAAGGCCGCGGCCTGGACTGGTGGATCCTCGACCAGCCCTCGCATGCACAGCTCCAGGAGTTCGTCGGAAACCTCAACCGCACCTACCGCGATCACTCCGCCCTGTGGGCGCGCGACTCCGACGGGGCGGCGTTCTCGCGTCTGGGTGCGCCCTCGTGGAATCCGAACGTCATCGCCTTCTCGCGTCGTGACTGGCACGGCAACACCGTGGTGGTCATCTGCAACTTCTCGGGCGAGCCCGTGCACAACTTCGCGATCGACCTTCCCGAGCCGGGAGTCTGGCACGAGATCCTCAACAGCGACGCCGAGGCCTACGGCGGGTCAGGCGTGGGCAACATGGGCGTCGTCCACGCGGATGACTCCGGGCGTACGACGATGGTTCTGCCGCCGCTGGGCGTGCTGTGGCTGCGTCACGACCCGCAGGCGCACATCCCCTCGCCCACCAGGGGCTAG
- a CDS encoding alpha-1,4-glucan--maltose-1-phosphate maltosyltransferase, translated as MAQPFPSVPDGAFRPKAVVGEVVPFRVTAFREGHDLIGVHVRLTSPSGDESLHRLHPLHDGFDHWEVSVVPLEQGVWTFRFEAFADEFATWEHAADLKIEAGVDAPLMREMGARLFERAAAEKGTPGPDRKRLEGAAAALRDPQIADEAALTIVRDPELARFFQTRPLRSLASVGPDQQLLVERERAGVGAWYEFFPRSEGAKLQKDGSIKSGTLRTATKRLPAVAAMGFDVLYLPPIHPIGATNRKGRNNTLDPGPSDPGSPWAIGGAAGGHDAVHPDLGTLADFRAFVRAAAAEGLEVALDFALQAAPDHPWVTEHPEWFTTLPDGSIAFAENPPKKYQDIYPINFDNDPEGIYAEALRVIRHWIAQGVKIFRVDNPHTKPLEFWEWLISTVNAQEPDVIFLAEAFTRPAVMRGLAAAGFQQSYSYFTWRNTKEELEEFLTSVSSETADFMRPNLFVNTPDILTEYLQYGGRPGYKIRAAIAATGAPTYGVYAGYELFENVARPGSEENLDNEKYELKLRDWTASEAAGDSLAPYLTRLNEIRRAHPALRQLRNFHVQWSDDDAILVFAKRIDAELSPTGVADTIIVVANVDPHSVRQSMVHLDTRLWNVPLGEAYQVEDLITGEQWTWADHNFVRLDAFHEPVHILHVKETP; from the coding sequence CTGGCGCAGCCGTTCCCATCCGTTCCGGACGGCGCGTTCCGTCCCAAGGCGGTCGTCGGCGAAGTTGTCCCGTTCCGCGTCACGGCATTCCGTGAGGGGCACGACCTGATCGGGGTGCACGTGCGCCTCACGTCTCCGTCGGGCGACGAGTCGCTGCACCGTCTGCATCCACTCCATGACGGCTTCGACCATTGGGAGGTCTCCGTCGTGCCGCTCGAGCAGGGTGTGTGGACATTCCGCTTCGAAGCGTTCGCCGACGAATTCGCCACGTGGGAGCACGCGGCCGACCTCAAGATCGAGGCGGGGGTCGACGCGCCGCTCATGCGCGAGATGGGCGCCCGGCTCTTCGAGCGCGCCGCCGCGGAGAAGGGCACGCCCGGACCCGACCGGAAGCGGCTCGAAGGCGCCGCCGCGGCCCTTCGAGACCCCCAGATCGCCGACGAGGCCGCCCTGACGATCGTGCGCGATCCCGAGCTGGCACGCTTCTTCCAGACCCGACCGCTGCGGAGCCTGGCCAGCGTGGGACCCGATCAGCAGCTGCTCGTCGAGCGCGAGCGGGCAGGTGTCGGCGCCTGGTACGAGTTCTTCCCGCGGTCCGAGGGTGCGAAGCTCCAGAAGGACGGTTCGATAAAGAGCGGGACGCTCCGAACCGCCACCAAGCGTCTGCCGGCGGTGGCGGCGATGGGCTTCGACGTCCTGTATCTGCCTCCGATCCACCCGATCGGAGCGACGAACCGCAAAGGTCGCAACAACACCCTGGACCCGGGCCCCAGCGACCCGGGCTCGCCGTGGGCGATCGGCGGCGCGGCGGGCGGACACGACGCCGTGCATCCGGACCTCGGCACGCTCGCGGACTTCCGTGCCTTCGTGCGCGCCGCCGCGGCGGAGGGCCTGGAGGTGGCGCTCGATTTCGCACTGCAGGCTGCGCCCGACCATCCCTGGGTGACGGAGCATCCGGAGTGGTTCACGACCCTCCCGGACGGTTCGATCGCCTTCGCGGAGAACCCGCCGAAGAAGTATCAGGACATCTACCCGATCAACTTCGACAACGACCCGGAGGGCATCTACGCTGAGGCGCTGCGCGTGATCCGCCACTGGATCGCGCAGGGGGTGAAGATCTTCCGCGTCGACAACCCGCATACCAAGCCCCTGGAATTCTGGGAGTGGCTGATCTCGACCGTCAACGCGCAAGAGCCCGATGTCATCTTCCTCGCCGAGGCGTTCACACGCCCCGCCGTCATGCGGGGCCTGGCCGCTGCCGGATTCCAGCAGAGCTACAGCTACTTCACCTGGCGCAACACGAAGGAGGAACTTGAGGAGTTCCTGACGTCGGTGTCATCCGAGACGGCGGACTTCATGCGGCCGAACCTTTTCGTGAACACGCCGGACATCCTGACCGAATACCTCCAGTACGGTGGTCGGCCGGGATACAAGATCCGCGCCGCGATCGCCGCAACCGGCGCGCCGACCTACGGCGTGTACGCGGGCTACGAGTTGTTCGAGAACGTCGCACGCCCCGGCTCGGAGGAGAACCTCGACAACGAGAAGTACGAGCTGAAACTGCGCGACTGGACGGCTTCAGAAGCAGCCGGCGATTCGCTGGCCCCGTACCTGACGCGCCTGAACGAGATCCGCCGCGCACACCCGGCATTGCGTCAGCTGCGGAACTTCCACGTGCAGTGGAGCGACGACGATGCGATCCTCGTGTTCGCCAAGCGCATCGATGCGGAGCTGTCCCCCACCGGGGTGGCCGACACGATCATCGTCGTCGCGAACGTCGACCCGCATTCGGTCCGTCAGAGCATGGTGCACCTCGACACGCGCCTGTGGAACGTCCCGCTCGGTGAGGCCTACCAGGTGGAGGATCTCATCACCGGGGAGCAGTGGACGTGGGCCGACCACAACTTCGTCCGACTCGACGCGTTCCACGAACCCGTCCACATCCTGCACGTGAAGGAAACACCATGA
- the glgX gene encoding glycogen debranching protein GlgX has protein sequence MIPTETLADLASAPGLLSRDLDDLGIRLHDDGGTLRVWSGEATTVELVVFDDTDLDWITHTLPLEPVAGGVWSVSTPLLRPGTRYAVRVDGPHAERNTFNPGTLLVEPYSRGLISRGFDDWRSVVVEDAFDWGGVAKPGIRMDRTVIYEGHLKGLSKRHPQVPPALHGTYAGLAHPAMIEHFLSLGVTSIQLLPIHAFASEPRLLQHGLANYWGYNSVNFFTPHAPYATEESRRQGPEAILREFKGMVKLLHAAGLEVILDVVYNHTAEEGIGGPRTSLRGIDNGAYYRQQDDGVYIDVTGCGNSVNTAHDAAARLVLDSLRYWSQEMQIDGFRFDLAATLGRDAAHTFDPDHPLLRAIVDDPALADVKKIAEPWDVGMGGWQTGNFGPGWQEWNDRYRDRVRNFWLSDVDYARRASAPPVGIGGFATRLAGSANTFSAERGPLASVNFVTAHDGFTLRDLVSYDVKHNMGNAEQNRDGADTNRSFNHGAEGPTSDEGILATRRKAMRNILGTLLLSAGVPMLTAGDEFGRTQRGNNNAYCHDSPLTWLSWEHAPWQEDLFAHVQRLLFLRRENPALRPSHFAKLDEHTPSASVMEWYDAHGETMSIDRWTNPANRTLQYVATSTPEHEDVNRVLLMVHGNEQPVDVTLPALDAATQFVSLWSSEDERPGERGDVFDAGQVVPLAGTSMRLFGVR, from the coding sequence ATGATTCCGACCGAGACCCTCGCCGATCTCGCGTCCGCGCCGGGGCTGCTCAGCCGCGACCTGGACGACCTCGGCATCCGACTGCACGACGACGGCGGCACACTCCGCGTGTGGTCGGGAGAGGCGACCACGGTCGAGCTGGTCGTGTTCGACGACACCGATCTGGACTGGATCACCCACACGCTCCCTCTCGAACCGGTCGCGGGAGGCGTGTGGAGCGTGAGCACACCGCTTCTGCGTCCCGGCACCCGATACGCCGTGCGCGTCGACGGACCCCATGCTGAGCGCAACACCTTCAACCCCGGCACGCTGCTGGTCGAGCCGTACTCGCGCGGACTGATCAGCCGCGGGTTCGACGACTGGCGATCAGTGGTGGTCGAGGACGCATTCGACTGGGGCGGTGTGGCCAAGCCCGGGATCCGGATGGATCGGACCGTGATCTACGAGGGACACCTCAAAGGCCTCTCCAAACGGCACCCGCAGGTTCCGCCGGCACTGCACGGGACGTATGCCGGCCTCGCGCATCCGGCGATGATCGAGCACTTCCTGAGCCTGGGCGTCACCAGCATCCAGCTGCTTCCCATCCATGCCTTCGCGAGCGAGCCCCGGCTCCTCCAGCACGGTCTGGCGAACTACTGGGGCTACAACTCGGTGAACTTCTTCACCCCCCACGCGCCCTATGCGACCGAGGAGAGCAGGCGTCAGGGGCCTGAGGCGATCCTGCGCGAGTTCAAGGGCATGGTGAAGCTGCTGCACGCGGCTGGGCTGGAGGTGATCCTCGACGTCGTCTACAACCACACGGCCGAAGAGGGCATCGGCGGCCCCCGCACGAGCCTGCGCGGGATCGACAACGGCGCGTACTACCGGCAGCAGGACGACGGGGTCTACATCGACGTGACGGGGTGCGGCAACTCGGTGAACACGGCGCACGATGCCGCCGCCCGACTCGTGCTGGATTCGCTGCGGTACTGGTCGCAGGAGATGCAGATCGACGGCTTCCGATTCGACCTGGCAGCGACGCTCGGTCGCGATGCGGCGCACACCTTCGACCCGGATCACCCGCTGCTGCGTGCGATCGTGGACGATCCGGCGCTTGCGGACGTGAAGAAGATCGCCGAGCCGTGGGACGTCGGCATGGGCGGGTGGCAGACCGGCAACTTCGGCCCGGGGTGGCAGGAGTGGAACGATCGCTACCGCGACCGCGTCCGCAACTTCTGGCTCAGCGACGTCGACTACGCCAGGCGCGCGTCGGCCCCGCCCGTCGGCATCGGCGGGTTCGCGACGCGGCTGGCCGGCTCCGCCAACACCTTCAGCGCCGAGCGCGGGCCGCTGGCGAGCGTCAACTTCGTCACCGCGCACGACGGGTTCACCCTGCGCGATCTGGTCTCCTACGACGTCAAGCACAACATGGGCAACGCAGAGCAGAACCGCGACGGGGCGGATACGAACCGGTCCTTCAATCACGGCGCCGAGGGCCCGACCAGCGACGAGGGGATCCTCGCGACGCGCCGAAAGGCGATGCGGAACATCCTGGGCACCCTGCTGCTGTCGGCGGGAGTGCCGATGCTCACCGCCGGCGACGAGTTCGGTCGCACGCAGCGCGGCAACAACAACGCCTATTGCCACGATTCGCCGCTCACCTGGCTCTCCTGGGAGCATGCGCCTTGGCAGGAAGACCTGTTCGCGCATGTGCAGCGCCTGCTCTTCCTGCGCCGCGAGAACCCCGCGCTGCGGCCGAGCCACTTCGCGAAGCTGGACGAGCACACGCCCTCGGCCTCCGTCATGGAGTGGTACGACGCGCACGGCGAGACGATGTCCATCGATCGCTGGACCAACCCGGCCAACCGCACCCTGCAGTACGTGGCCACCTCGACGCCGGAGCATGAGGACGTCAACCGCGTTCTGCTGATGGTCCATGGCAACGAGCAGCCGGTCGATGTGACGCTGCCCGCCTTGGATGCGGCGACGCAGTTCGTCTCGCTGTGGTCGAGCGAGGACGAACGGCCGGGTGAGCGTGGCGACGTCTTCGATGCGGGCCAGGTCGTCCCGCTCGCCGGCACCTCGATGCGGCTGTTCGGCGTGCGATAG
- a CDS encoding cysteine desulfurase family protein: MVIYLDHAATTPLRVEAREAWLRASATSGNASSIHSAGQSARRLLEESRERLAAVVDCDPVEVVFTSGGTESVNLAITGLYRSRREADDRTTIVLPRAEHHATLDTVGWLAAHEGARVGSVGVDATARLDLDTWRAALADPDAAVATLLAANNEVGTVQPVRDAAAASATAAVPMHLDAVGAFGHVPLSFRRLRERSGSSSAGLVAMSIAAHKLGGPAGVGALIVARSATMQPLLHGGGQQRGLRSGTQDAAGAAAFAVAAELAFDELNAESARLAALRGRLEAGVRRLIPDVRVSAGDAERLPGHLHLIFPGAQGDSLLLLLDMAGIAVSTGSACQAGVPEPSHVVAAMGLGDEAARSALRLTLGATTTDEDVDAVLRALPAAYERARTAGMSSRKVGHRPPRLAPGIRS, from the coding sequence GTGGTCATCTACCTCGATCACGCCGCGACGACTCCGCTGCGCGTCGAGGCTCGCGAAGCGTGGCTGCGGGCCAGCGCGACCTCGGGGAACGCCTCATCCATCCACAGCGCGGGTCAGTCCGCACGTCGGCTGCTCGAGGAATCGCGTGAGCGCCTCGCCGCCGTCGTGGACTGCGACCCGGTCGAAGTGGTCTTCACCTCAGGGGGTACCGAATCGGTGAACCTCGCGATCACCGGCCTGTACCGCTCCCGACGCGAGGCCGACGATCGCACCACGATCGTCCTGCCCCGCGCCGAGCACCACGCCACGCTGGACACGGTGGGGTGGCTGGCGGCGCACGAGGGTGCCAGAGTCGGTTCCGTGGGCGTGGACGCGACGGCGCGCCTGGACCTGGACACCTGGCGCGCGGCGCTGGCGGATCCGGATGCCGCGGTCGCGACGCTCCTGGCCGCGAACAATGAAGTTGGCACCGTGCAGCCGGTCCGTGACGCCGCGGCCGCCTCTGCGACCGCTGCAGTGCCGATGCACCTGGACGCTGTGGGCGCGTTCGGTCACGTGCCGCTCTCGTTCCGGCGGCTCCGGGAGAGGTCGGGATCCTCGTCGGCGGGCCTGGTCGCGATGAGCATCGCCGCGCACAAGCTCGGCGGGCCGGCCGGGGTCGGCGCGCTGATCGTCGCGCGGTCGGCGACGATGCAGCCGCTGCTGCACGGCGGGGGTCAGCAGCGCGGGCTGCGCTCCGGAACGCAGGACGCCGCGGGCGCGGCGGCCTTCGCCGTGGCTGCCGAACTCGCGTTCGACGAACTGAACGCCGAGTCCGCACGACTGGCGGCACTCCGCGGGCGGCTCGAAGCAGGCGTACGCCGGCTGATCCCCGACGTGCGCGTCTCTGCGGGAGACGCCGAGCGCCTGCCGGGTCACCTGCACCTCATCTTCCCCGGCGCCCAGGGCGACTCGCTCCTGCTGCTGCTGGACATGGCGGGCATCGCGGTCTCCACGGGCTCGGCCTGCCAGGCGGGCGTTCCCGAACCGTCCCATGTCGTCGCGGCGATGGGGCTCGGGGACGAGGCGGCGCGAAGCGCGCTGCGCCTCACCCTCGGGGCGACCACGACCGACGAGGACGTCGATGCGGTGCTCCGCGCGCTCCCGGCAGCATACGAGCGCGCTCGGACCGCGGGCATGTCTTCGCGCAAGGTCGGTCACCGCCCTCCCAGGCTCGCCCCCGGCATCCGCTCGTAG